AAAATAAATTCCTGCATGTACTGTAATTTGTTTTCAGTGTGATGATAATATTGACCGGACTTGTTTTTATATGCCTTCATAAAATTTGGAATAGCACTTGTATCTCCAATGCTTTGTATGTTATGTTTGCACGCATACACTAGTTCAGGACTTGGATAAACATTCACAAAAACAGCGGTGTTAGTGTCTGCCATTTCATTGATTTTTTCGGCGGTTTCAATTCTGTTCCAGTCTACTTCATCAAGTGGAAAATCTTTGAAATACTTTTCTACACTTTCTGTTCCTGTATAATATCCCAGAAAAATGGTTGCCGCACCAATAGTCAACGTGACATAGTAATGAAGAGCACTCTGCATCATGACATAAAAAACAAGCACAAAGAGCATGATCAGAAAACCCGTTTTTAAAGTGGAAAAATCATGCAGCGTATTGAAGTTAAAAAAGATCAGATAGTGAAGGAAAATACTCATCGTGACAATTAGAATAATGGTGAATGACACGTTGAGATTAGCCATTTTTCTGCGGATTTTCCCAATGAGTAAGAGCACAAAAAAACCTATGCCGCTGCAAACAAAAAATATTTCAGGCATTTTATAGTGCACATTGACATCATGTTTTATCTTTTCATACGATGCAGGATTGCTTGTAGTAAATCCACCCGGGGTGTTTTGTTCCGTATCTCTTCCGCTGCGTTCATTGAATTTTAATAATGAATAGGTTTTATAATTCTCCCATCCGGCAATAGAACTAAATTGATACAAAGTAATAGTAAGAGCAAGAGTAGATGAAAAACCAATTACCATAAATGCTCTTAGAAAGCGGTATTCTTTTTTTCTAAAGAAGAGAATCAGAAAAACTATTCCGGTGATAAACGCCATAAATAAGCCAAGCCATTCTGTGTAAGTTGCTAGAAAAAAAACTGCACCAAAAAAACTCAGCATAATCCATTCACGCTGATAGGCTAATTTTAAAAAAAGAATAATTAAAAGCACGGCCAGCATAATAAAAATTTGCACCAGCATATCAGCAAAATACAAATTGCCATGCGCCCATAAATTTCCGCTTGAAAAAAGATAAAGAAATGCGCCAATAAAACCACCCATGGAAAACTCAGCCCATCGGTTGCCGGGACTCAAGGAAAAGCCTATAAAATAAATGAGCACTGCACAAATGAAGTGCAACATCAAATTTACTTTTCGGATAGAATCAGTATCCGGTTTACCAAAAATTTGCGTTGAATAATAAGCGAATAAAAAAGCAAATGGAGGATAAGAAATATAATACACATTTCCTTTGTCATCAACAACACCACCCAGCATTGATCTGTTGTTGTTACCGCTTCCGGCGTAAGTATACACAGGTGAATAGTGATAAGCCGATGGCCCGCCGTTCTCATACCAAATTTCACAGGTGATTAAGGTATGCGCAGTAATCCATTCGTGGTGTCTTGATAAGGGCACCTCATGATTTTCTTTGCGAATCAGTACCGTGATAATAAACAAGAGTACAATTAAAAGTACTGCAATCAAGTGGTACCGGTATGAATTAAACAGCTTCATGACTCCAGACTTAATCCGGCAGCTGTGATGGTAGATTTTTCTTGATATTCTTCATAGTCAGTATTGATTGACCAGAGATTGTTATTTTTTCCGTCAATGATATTTTCAGCTGCCAGCACTCCCATGAGAATACTATGATCTTGATTATTGTATTTGAATGCTCCGTATCGTCCAATGACTGAGAGATGATTAATACCGGACAAATAATTCTCAACTTTTTTCAACGGTTCTTTGTATCCTCTTTGATATACCGGGTAACAACGAGGCAATTTAACAACGTGTCCCGCTGTAATTTCCATGCCTTGTACAAGACCTGTTTTTTTCATTTCTGAACTTGCCAGCGTGATTAAATCCGCATCTGTTTTTGACCAAATGGCATCTTCATCATAACTCCAGTATTCCAGCACAACAATGGTTGATTTTTCTCCATTATTTATTTCAGGTACCCAATTGCTGAAATTGGTAACTCTGCCCATTTCAAGATCTGATGCATGCACATACAACCAATTATCAGGAAAAACTTTTTCACCATTAATTTTCAAATAAACTAAAATGGTATTTCTGAATTTTAATTGTGCATTTGCCTCAATAATTTCTTGTGGAACTTGATCTAGATTTTTAACCAGATGCGTGATCGGCATTGATGAAATAACATGATCATAGGCGAGATAAGATCCGTCTTGCAATTCAATGCCGGTGACAGTTTCTTGATCCTTCACAACGCGTTTAACAGGAGTTTGTAAAAAAACTTTCCCTCCATTTTGTTCAACAAAGTTCTTCATGCGATCATACACCATGCCTGTGCCACCAATTGGATAGGCAAATTGATCAACCAATGTTTTGTGCTTGTTTTTTTTTGATTTAAACAAGGCATTTTTCACCGCTTCAAACAGTGAAAGTTTTTTAATTCGCTGTGCAGCAAAATCCTCATCAAGATCTTGGCAAGATATTCCCCACAATTTTTCACTATACGTTTTAAAAAAAATGGAATAGAGTTTATGACCGAAACGTGCCGTTACCCATGTTTCAAATGAGCCATTCTGTTTAACCGGTGCAATACGCTGTCTGAAATAACTCAATACACAAAGAAATGCAGTTCCAATACCTAACTTAAAAAGTGCATCAAAAGGTTTGAGCGGATAATAATAAAATTTTTTCTTGTAATAGATGCGGGTAAGTCTGTCTACCATGCGGTAATCTTTACCAACTACTTCAAGCCAAACTTTATTTATTTTATTGTCATTTGAAAAAAAACGATGTGGCCCCAAATCAACTTTTTGGTTCCATAAATCAATAGTTTTTGATAAACCTCCAACTTGGTTAGATGCTTCGTAGACATCCACGGGATATCCTGCTTTTGCAAGCTGATACGCGGCTGTCATACCGGCAGGACCTGCTCCAATTACGGCAACTTTCTTTTTAGTCAAAGCAATTAAATTTTCATTTCAGGAACATTGGATGGAACAACTAAATCACCTTCAGTTGCTTTTTGAATTTCTTCTACACTAACGCCAGGAGCACGTTCAATAAGATGAAATTTATTGTCTTTAATTTCAAGCACAGCCAAATCAGTTACCACACGAGTAACGCATCCGACACCCGTTAACGGAAGACTGCATTTTTTCAGCAATTTAGATTCTCCTTTGGTATTGGTGTGCATCATGGCAACGATAATATTTTCTGCCGATGCAACCAAATCCATTGCTCCTCCCATACCTTTTACCATTTTACCCGGAATTTTCCAGTTGGCTATATCTCCATTCTGAGCTACTTCCATAGCCCCTAATACTGTGAGTTGTACGTGTTGCCCGCGAATCATGGCAAACGAGGTGGCAGAATCAAAAATGGACGCACCTTTTTTCAACGTGACTGTTTGCTTTCCGGCATTAATCATGTCGGCATCTTCTTCTCCTTCAAACGGAAAAGGCCCCATACCAAGTATTCCATTCTCTGATTGAAATTCCACTGCAATTCCCTCAGGAACATAGTTGGCAACCAGTGTAGGAATGCCAATTCCAAGATTTACATACCAACCATCACGCAATTCCTGCGCAATTCGTTTTGCAATTCCTACTTTATCTAAAGCCATATTAATCTTTGCGATTTTTCAATTTTGATTCAATGAACTCCATTGTTTCTTTTGCGCTTGTCTTGTACTCTGTTTTTTTTGCGCCTTCTTTGAGTGCATCTATAAACTGGTTGAGTTTATCTGTTGAGAATTCCCAATGCAGCAAAGCATCTTTCCAGTCACTTAAACTGCCTTCACTGTTCATGGCAGTGCGCAACATGCTCTCAAATAAATGCGCAGGCACATCAACTTTCAGACTTGTACTTTTTCCCATACTGAATTATTTTTTTCTTACTGTGCGTTGTTCAATTCGTTTTTCAAAAGAGTTTCCTTTAAAAATGCGTTGAACAAAAATGCCAGGGGTATGAATGTAATTTGGGTCAAGTTCTCCGGCGGGTACTAACTCTTCTACTTCTGCAATGGTTATTCTGCCGGCCATGGCCATCATGGGATTAAAATTACGGGCGGTTCCTTTGAAAATTAAATTTCCTTCCGTGTCACCTTTCCATGCTTTTACGATGGCAAAATCTGCTGTCAAAGCGGTTTCCAGAATGTGAGGTTTGCCGTTGAAAATTTTCACTTCTTTACCTTGAGCTACTTCGGTTCCATATCCTGCCGGGGTATAAAAAGCCGGAATGCCGGCACCGCCAGCACGACATCTTTCAGCCAACGAACCCTGCGGAATGAGATCGACTTCTAATTCACCACTCAACATCTGACGCTCAAATTCATCATTCTCACCCACGTAGGATGAGATCATTTTTTTTATTTGTTTAGTCTGTAATAAAAGACCTAATCCAAAATCATCTACACCGGCGTTGTTTGAAATGCAAGTTAGATTTTTTACTCCCATTTTTACCAATTGAGCAATGCTGTTTTCAGGAATACCACACAATCCAAAACCGCCCAGCATGAGCGTCATTCCATCCTGAATACCAGAGCAAGCTTCTTCGGCATTTTTTACTACTTTATTCATGTTAAAAAAGATTATTTTCTAAAGAGGTGAAACAACATTTTCTTCTTTAGTACAATTAAAAACTGAGTTGTCGTATTGTGCCGGCACATCAAAATCATCTTTTGAAATACCTAACGATTTATCACCATATACTTTTTGCATATAGTAACCGTAAATTGGCAAAGCCATGCGAGCACCCTGCCCCCAAGGATATGTAGCAAAGTGAACTTGTTTGTCATCAGCACCAACCCATACGCCGGTTACCAAATCAGGTGTGAGACCAATAAACCAACCATCGGCAGCGCTATTGGTTGTACCTGTTTTACCCGCAGTTGGTGCCGTAATGCCGCCCCATGGTGATGAACCGCGCAAACTACCTGAGGTACCATAACCTTGTCCGTTATAGGGATTATATGCAGAGGTAACTACTTTTTTCATCATCGTTACCATGGTGTAGGCAAGATGTTCAGGCATTGCTTCACGTATGTCATATTCCAGATCAATAATCACGTTTCCGTTTCTGTCTTCAACACGCATTATATAAATGGGCTTGATGTAAATTCCTTTGTTTGCCCAAGTGCTGTGTGCGCCAACCATGGTGTATAATGATAAATCCATTGGCCCTAAACACATGGCCGGTACAACTTCTTCAGGTTTTAATTCTATACCAACATTTTTTAATAATTTATTCATGGCCTGCGGACCGGCTGTAGGCCCCATTTTTTTCATCACGGCAACGGTGATATTATTTAATGATCCTGCCAAACCGCATTCAGCGGTGATGAGTTGTCCTGAATTTTTTGTTCCGGTTGCCGGGCACCATGCTTTAAATTTTGAGGCGCTTACGGGTACATCAATACAATAATCCATATCAATAAATGCTTCACAAGGCGTGATTGCACCTAAATAAATGGCGGCAGCATATACAAATGGTTTAATGGTAGAACCAACCTGACGGTGCGCTTGTTTTACGTGGTCATAGGTGAAGTGATTAAAATCAGGACCACCAACCCATGCCTTAACAAAGCCTGTTGTTGGATCCATAGACATTAAACCGGCTTGTAAAATTCCTTTATAATATCTGATAGAATCCATAGGAGTCATCACGGTATCAAAATCTCCGGTATAAGCAAACACGCGCATGGCAACCGGTGTATTGAACATTTTTTCAATTTGAGCTTCAGACAATCCTTCATCCAAGGCATTTTGATAACGCTCAGAATTGCGCATACCTTTTTGCATGATGGCATCAATTTGTTCATCAGTTACTTTTTCGTTGGCAACACTTGGACTAAAAGGTGAGCGCTCTTTATACCGTTTATTATTTTTATCAAACTCAGCTTGAAGCGTAGTTTCCATGTGTTCTTGCACGGCGTATTCAGCATACTCTTGCATGCGTGAATCAATGGTGGTATAAATTCTCAAACCATCACGATAAATGTCATAAGGCGATCCATCTGCTTTATGATATTTATAGGTACCGTCATCATTTTTTTCAGCAAAACGATTTTGTAATTCACCACGTAATACTTCTCTGAAATGCGGAGCAATACCTTCTTTGTGGTCAACAATCTGGTAATCTACTACAATAGGCAAGGCACAAAGAGAATCATATTGATTGCGATTAATTTTTACCGAAAGCGCTTCATTGCCATCCTCACTATTTTTCAACCATTGATATAGGACAGTATTTCTGCGCTGATAAGCACGGGTACTATCCAATTCATATTGATCTTTTCCCTCAGGGGTGTCATCATATTTTTTAAATTGAAATTTGAGTGGATTATACATGCCCGGATTTTTGCACATACCAACAAGCATGGCTGCCTCTTCCATTTTTAAACTATCAGGCGTGGTATTAAAATAAACTTGTGCTGCTGAAGATATACCCACGGCGTTATAGAGAAAATCAAAATTGTTAAGGTACATGGTGATGATTTCTTCTTTGGTATATTGTCTTTCAAGACGCACGGCCAGAATGTTTTCACCGAATTTCTGATCCAGTCGTTCCCATTTATCTCGTGCAATACCACCACGGGCTGTGTCTTCAAGTGTATACAATAATTTAGCAAGCTGTTGGGTAATAGTAGATGCACCACCACTTTCTGATCCGGTAGCGGCGCCTGAAATTGCGCGCCCAATTCCCCAGAAATCTACCCCGGCATGTTTGTAAAAACGCTCATCTTCAGTTGCAATGAGAGCTGATATAACAAAGGGAGAAATTTGATTGTAATCAATACTTTTTCTGTTCACGCTCCAAAAGCGTCCCATCTCAACACCGTCTGATGAATAGATGATAGACGCTTGTTTGTCCGGCGGATTTGCCAGCGCCTGAGAATCCGGAACGTGTCCATTGGCCTTCATCAACATGAATATGATAAGAAATAAAGGCGCAAAAGCCAGTACCCATGTGGTGATTATGATAATTTTTTTCATCCGAGGATTTAGTTCCCCCGCTGTGGTAGATTCTTTGCTCATGCCGTGGTTTCGATGGTGTAAATTTAGGAAAATATCAGAAATGGGTTTGTTTATGACTTAATCAAACTCTTACTGACTTATTATTATGCTTAGTTTAAGTAATTTTGTGCCCCATGTTACTATTATCTGCTGTAAGATACATTTTGCCTTTTTTCATGGTTTGCCTTTTATGGAGTTGTCATAGCAAGGTGAATAATGAAACAGACGCTGACCCGAAACGCTTTTTTTGCGGCGGTGAAAATTTAATCTATGAAGGGCGAGATCCTTTTTTTGATGATGGTTATGGAAAATTCGTTGGTGGAGGACTACAGGTTAAGGATACAGTTTTTGAAGGAGAGTATGCAATACGGTTAGATTCATTGAATCCATACGGGCTTCCTTTAACGCTAACTAATATACCTGAAGGAACCTATTTCACTACCAGTGTTTGGATAAAGGAAGAAAAAAGCAATGCTACAATCATAGCAGTTACAACCGGACGCACCAATTACACATTAAATACAACGGCTATTCATCAAACTGAAAAAAAAGACGGCTGGGTAAAATACGTGATGAATTTTGGAATTGAGGTTCCGGTAGATTCCATTAAATTTTTTCTTTTCTCAGGCGGACATCTTGCCTATTTTGACAATTTTGAAATTCTTCAATATAAGCAACGCCCACCATTACCAGATTCACTAAGTCAACAGGCTTTGAGGTTGTATATTCCTGATTCAGCTTACACCATTTTGAAAGAGTATAAACGAAAAGCATTGACTCAAATTACCATCACCGATGATTTAAAAAATTATGTCAACGGGTTTATTTTAGAAGACAACGATAGTATACCTATTGAAATAAGACTAAAAGGTGATTGGACAGATCATTTGGAAAATGGAAAAACATCTTACAGAATTAAAACAGATGAAGCCTATCGTGGATTAACCACCTTTTCAATACAACACCCGCAAACACGTAACTATATGCATGAGTGGTTTATGCATCGTTTGTTTGATATGGAAGGATTGTTGTCAACGCGCTATGAATTTGTACCGGTAGAAATAAATGGAGTAAACCAAGGAATTTATGCCTTAGAAGAACATTTTGATAAACAACTTTTAGAAAGCCGTCAAAAAAGAGAAGGACCAATTATTAAAATGGATGAAACCGGATTTTGGGCACTGCTTGCTACCGGCATGAAAGATAGTTTAGACGGAAGTTACCCATATTTTGAAGCTTCAAAAATTACCTGCTTTAAAGAGGGTAGAACAGAAAAATCAGAAGTATTGTCACAGCAATTTCAAAACGCAAGTGAACTGCTTTATTTGTACAAAAACAGATTCACCCACCCTGAACAATTACTTGATCTGAAACTTACCGCAAAGTATTATGCGATGATGGATTTGGGGAATATTAATCATGCGAGTGTTTGGCACAATGTGAGATTTTATTATAACCCGGTTACCACCAAATTAGAACTGATTGGGTTTGACATGATACCGGCAATACTCCCAATGAACGAGGTAATAGGTTACAACCGGCTTAAGCGACTGGATTATTTTAACTCACGTGAACATGCTGTAGATTTTTTGTTGTTCCAGAATGAAGAGTTCAATTTGTATTACATGAACTACATAAAGCAATTTAGTTCACCATATTATCTTGACAGTATTTTCAATTTCCTGAATAATGAAATGCAGACACAACAGGATATTTTGTCGCATGAATTTCCGAATTTCATTTTTGATAAAGAATTCTATTACGATAAAGCAGAACAAATTAGATTGCGCATTGACTCTATGGAGTTTGAATGGAACAATTTTATAGCTCACAGGGGCTCTTCTCCTTCATTGTTGACTACCTCACCTGAATATAATGAATTAGATTTTCCTTTTCTTGTTGAGGGCATTTCTCTCAATGCCTACCGAAAAGAAATAGACTCAACTCATTTTATATTGCAGCTTGAAAATTTTCATTTGTCAGATATGACATTGATAGGCTATTCAACCAAAGCAGGCAATGATACAATTTTTCCTTTTCATGAACAGATTATGCTCAAGCAATTTGATGGTAAACAAGCGGCTTATACAGAAATTATTTTGCCCAAAAAACCAAACAAAGTTCACTTCATGGTGAAGAATGTGCCCGGCATAACGTATACAACTAAAGTCTTTAACTGGGCGCGTCCAACAGGTAATCATCCGCGGATTGAATTAGAGAATAAATTTAAAACAACCTCATCTTTATACCATATAGTGGATGACACATTATTTATTCATAAAGGAAAACATGTGTTAGATGAATTGATTTTAATTCCATCAAACTATGTTGTGATAGTTGAGCCGGGAGCAGAAATTGATATGGTAAATTCTGCGGGCATCATTATAAATAATTCTGTATCCATTGGTTCATCAAAAGGTGAAGAGGTTACAATTTATTCATCAGATTCAAGTTCACAAGGCATCGTTATATTGCAAGCAGCTGATGTAAAAATTGAGAATACACAATTTAATTATCTGGGTAATCTGAATTATAAAGGTTGGATACTCACCGGTGCAATCAGTATCTATGAAGGGCATACTACAATGAGCAAAGTTGAGATTTCACACAATCAATGTGAAGATGCGCTGAATATTATTCGTGGAGATTTTGTTATTGATGAGCTTGATATTCATCACACACAAGCAGATGGCTTTGACGCAGATTTTTGTACAGGTTCTTTAACTAATTCAACGTTTGCCAAAACGGGGAATGATTGCATTGATTTTTCAGGATCAGAAATTCGTATTACAGATATTACAATCAACCATGCAGGTGATAAAGGCATCAGTTGTGGAGAATTATCCAGCTTGATTTTAGAAAACATCAGCATTGATGGTGCCCTCACGGCGGTGGCATCAAAAGATGGTTCAACCCTTAGCGGGAATAATATCACCGCAAAAAATTGTAAAACTGGATTGGCGCTTTACAGAAAAAAACCGGAATATCCGGCAGCTTGGATGAAACTCACAACATGCCAATATGAAAATATCACAACCAAAGCACTCATTGAACGCGGCGGATTACTTGAATACAACGGGGCACACTATTTTGGATACAACATCTTTGATATAGATGCAATGTACGCGCAATGGGAAAAGTGATCAATTATTTTTTCCTTCAGCTTTGATAAATTGTTCAATAGCCATAGTCATACTTGGTGCAGCCGGTTGAGGGGCATGCACATCCAAACGCAGGTTATGTTTTATCACCGCGTTGGCAGTAGTTGGACCAAAGGCTGCTATGCGAGTAGTATTTTGTTTGAACTTTGGAAAATTCTTGAACAAGGATTCTATTCCTGATGGGCTGAAAAAAACCAACATATCATATTTTACATCAGATAGATCAGACAAATCAGCTGCTACTGTTCTGTATAAAATTACTTTGGTAAAGCTGATGCCTGCACCGGTAAGAGTGGTTGGAATATCTTGTCTGAGAATATCAGAACAAGGCAAAAGAAAAGTTTCTCCTTTGTGTTTTTTCACAATTTCTGCTAATTCACCAATGGTAGATTTACCATAGAAAATTTTACGTTTGCGATAAACCACATATTTCTGCAAGTAAAAAGCAATTGCCTCAGAAAGGCAAAAATATTTGAGTGTTTCAGGAACCTTGTAGCGCACCTCTTCAGCAATACGAAAAAAGTGATCAACACCGGTTTTGCTTGTGAAAATAACACCAGTGAACTTTCCAATATCTACTTTTTGTTCTCTAAAATCTCGGGCAGATACGCCTTCAACTTGTATAAATGGTCTGAAATCAATTTTCAGATTATATTTTTCAGCTAAATCAAAATAGGGAGATTTTTCAGTTTCGGGTTTGGGCTGAGAAACCAGAATAGTCTTAACACTCATAGCACCCCTCGTAGTTAGTTTAATTCCTCTTTTTATCTGACTAATACCCGAATCAAGACGATTAACGGTATTAATTCAAGGGTGCAAAGATATAAAATAATATAGAATATAGGAACGCGTTGTTTGGCGGCACGCACAAATGACTGAAATTCACGTGTTAAAATTAATAATATCACCACTATAGCCAATATCTGATAAGTGATAAACTGAACATCTGCTTGCAAAAATTCAACTGAAGCCATTATCGGTGTCAGCATAAAAGTTGCAATTTGCCCGTAAACAAAGTGATTTAAGCGATGTTCTGAAACACCTTGTTGTACCTGAGAGATTACAGCCACAAAGCGCATGAATAAAAACTTAATCGTATTCATCAAAATCAAGGCGCCCAGCAATATGAATACAAAAGTTGGATTCTGAATTTTTATAAACACATAAAGCATTAATGCCAACGTAAATTGATAGGCTAACATCAGTAGGTAAGAAGCAAAAGAAGATAATTTCAAATCTTCAGACATGTTTTGATACAATTGACGGTTATAAAAACCGGTTCTGAACAACACCGGAATATAGCCCGGATGACGCATTTTCACATAAGCAAAGGCAACTAGATTAAAAAAAATCATAGACCAAAAAACCCAGTTGAAACTTTCTTTCAAGGGATTTTGTTGCCCAATAACAGAGGTGCCTTGCAGATATTCTATGAAATCCATCGGATGTAAAATTAGGATTTATGATAAATATCAGGCTGTTTAATCTGAAACAAAAACGAGCAGAGTCATGTTAAAATCCATACATTTGTCGCGCAAAATAAAAAAGAATCAATCTTATGGCCAGCGATCTATATACCCACCCTGATTATTATAACATGGATGATTTACTTTCTGAAGAGCACAAATTAGTGCGTGATTCAGTAAGAGCATGGGTAAAACAAAATGTATCTCCAATTATTGAAGATTATTATGAACGTGCTGAATTTCCAAAACATCTCATCAAAGGATTAGGTGAAATTGGTGCATTTGGACCTTATATTCCTGAAGAATATGGCGGACCGGGTTTGGATCAAATTGCGTATGGTGTGATTATGCAAGAGCTTGAGCGTTGTGATTCAGGTTTACGATCTACATCATCAGTACAATCTTCATTGGTTATGTATCCAATTTATAAATACGGGAATGAAGAGCAGCGCAAAAAATATCTTCCAAAATTAGCCAGTGGTGAATTCCTTGGTTGTTTTGGATTGACAGAACCTGATCACGGTTCAAACCCGGGTGGAATGATCACCAATTTTAAAGATGCCGGTGATCATGTGATTTTAAATGGTGCAAAAATGTGGATTTCAAATGCGCCTCTTTCTGATGTTGCCGTGGTATGGGCAAAAGACGAATCAGGGCGCATTCACGGTTTGATTGTAGAAAAAGGAATGGAGGGTTTTTCTGCTCCTGAAATGCATGGCAAATTATCATTGCGTGCATCAATCACCGGTGAGTTGATTTTTGACAATGTAAAAGTTCCTAAAGCAAATATTTTACCTAACAAATCAGGCTTGGGTGCTCCGCTTGGTTGTCTTGATTCTGCAAGATACGGAATAGCATGGGGTGCTCTTGGTGCAGCTATGGATTGCTATGATCAAGCATTGCGTTATTCAAAAGAGCGTATTCAATTTGGTGAACCGATTGCTGCTTTTCAGTTAACACAAAAAAAATTGGCTGAAATGATTACTGAAATTACCAAAGCGCAGTTACTTACTTTCCGCCTTGGTCAATTAAGAAATGAGGGGCGTGCAACTTCTGCTCAAATCTCAATGGCAAAACGAAACAATGTTGAAATTGCCTTGCGCATTGCTCGTGAAGCACGTCAAATTTTGGGCGCTATGGGTATCACCAATGAATTTTCAGTTATGCGTCACATGGCTAACCTTGAATCTGTGGTTACTTAT
This genomic stretch from Crocinitomicaceae bacterium harbors:
- a CDS encoding uroporphyrinogen-III synthase, translated to MSVKTILVSQPKPETEKSPYFDLAEKYNLKIDFRPFIQVEGVSARDFREQKVDIGKFTGVIFTSKTGVDHFFRIAEEVRYKVPETLKYFCLSEAIAFYLQKYVVYRKRKIFYGKSTIGELAEIVKKHKGETFLLPCSDILRQDIPTTLTGAGISFTKVILYRTVAADLSDLSDVKYDMLVFFSPSGIESLFKNFPKFKQNTTRIAAFGPTTANAVIKHNLRLDVHAPQPAAPSMTMAIEQFIKAEGKNN
- a CDS encoding DUF4271 domain-containing protein; the protein is MDFIEYLQGTSVIGQQNPLKESFNWVFWSMIFFNLVAFAYVKMRHPGYIPVLFRTGFYNRQLYQNMSEDLKLSSFASYLLMLAYQFTLALMLYVFIKIQNPTFVFILLGALILMNTIKFLFMRFVAVISQVQQGVSEHRLNHFVYGQIATFMLTPIMASVEFLQADVQFITYQILAIVVILLILTREFQSFVRAAKQRVPIFYIILYLCTLELIPLIVLIRVLVR
- a CDS encoding acyl-CoA dehydrogenase family protein, with translation MASDLYTHPDYYNMDDLLSEEHKLVRDSVRAWVKQNVSPIIEDYYERAEFPKHLIKGLGEIGAFGPYIPEEYGGPGLDQIAYGVIMQELERCDSGLRSTSSVQSSLVMYPIYKYGNEEQRKKYLPKLASGEFLGCFGLTEPDHGSNPGGMITNFKDAGDHVILNGAKMWISNAPLSDVAVVWAKDESGRIHGLIVEKGMEGFSAPEMHGKLSLRASITGELIFDNVKVPKANILPNKSGLGAPLGCLDSARYGIAWGALGAAMDCYDQALRYSKERIQFGEPIAAFQLTQKKLAEMITEITKAQLLTFRLGQLRNEGRATSAQISMAKRNNVEIALRIAREARQILGAMGITNEFSVMRHMANLESVVTYEGTHDIHLLITGMDITGISSFKREI